GAGCCAACCCGCTACTCTAAACTCACGCGGTTCGGATTTTAGCGTGCGGGTTACGGGATAGAAGTATCAATTACAATCAAACACTCACGCCGTTCGAAGTGTTTAATTATATTGTATGATCCTATAATAATTTTGGGTTCATAGACAAACTCAAAATATTATTTGTTCCTTGTgtcaaaaattaaaactttattaGAGTTCTAAAAATTGATTGAACTTTATTAGAAAAATTAATAAGTTGATCAGGTTTATTAATAATCTACTATTTTCCGGATCGAATCCGTATTAAAAACAAGAATCATATAAACAAACCACTAAAATAATTGAATCTAACATAACCGTTTCACATAAGTTTATGAACCAAATCAAAGAAAATAAACCTCGATGTCGAAACTATACGAGACTAGCCAGATATGGTGACTAGTTCAATCAATACCAATAAGAAACAAAACATCCAAGTTTAAAACTTACGAAAATAAAATACCAAAACAGTTCTTTTCCTTTTGTTGTTCTAGAAAATCACCCCAAAAGAAAAGTTGACTTCTTTTTTTTCTTCCCCTTGGTGCCGTCGTTCACAGACGGATCCCCCCAAGGTTGCCAAATTTTCGTctcctttttttttttggttggCTTATGTTGCAGCCCAAGTCTCCACGTGAGTTTGGATGGCCCATGAATCCAAAAGTTTTATCCTCAGCCCATTATATTTAATTTCCACAAATAAGTTGCTACTTCTAATACAGCTACTCTTGTAGATTTCCCAACTTGATCTAACTTTTGTTCATAGCTTGTATTCTTGAATCCTTTCAAGCTTTTCCCCACTCCTATGTCGTCCTTAGGAAGCGTTCCGCACCTACAATATCAACCAAAATACAACCAAAGTAGATtccatttcaaaaaaaaaacaaatgtttCACAAAATAATGGGGTATGACTATGAAATATGCATGATATGTGGTGAAATTTAATATAAATATGATATAAAAACGTGCCTAAAAATGCAACTAACAAATCTCCCCAAGCTTAAACCTTTCCTTGTCCTCAAGGAAGTCAAGAATAAGAATAAACCGaaaaataaacacgaaaaataAAACACATATGCATGCTTACTATTTTTTTTCAACCCGCTTCTTTTATTCCGGAAAATAAACTTGTAATGAGATCATATCTAACAATATCAAAACCGCGATGGTTGATATTTTTTGTCCCTTTAAACTCAAAACCGCTTAATCACGACCAAATGCTTTCTGCTTAATAATATACAAACTTACCAACATGGTTTAATCGTCCCCACGCACAACACCTATGGCAACATCTACCCAACCTCACGACTTTTTGAAGATTCCCAAAACCACACTTGATGCACGTGCATAAATTTGAAGGAAATTCATATGGGGCCACCATAGGCTTAAGCCTAGTAATTTACGTGGATGATCATTATGGGCCCTTGAAACAATTATATATGGATTATTATTAAACCCTAGTGGGAATTAATGAGCCATAGAGGTGACCGTATACAAATTGAACCATCTTGGACGCACATCTAGCTGGAGGGaaagaaaagagagagagagagaatttgATACACAATCTTGGGCTGTGACTCAATTAAAAAACAGAGGGAAAAAAAGAGAGAgagcccatggctttatagcctagtggcatcttgggggtgggataagaCTCTTGGATTAATAggtcttgggttcgattcccGCAAGGAgggttttctcatatttattgggtttcttcctgaattggtgtataggcatgatgcctagtggagatggatatgatcgggtggttccactggtgacacgatgatactccagtggtccgtcagtgatccaaatttaaaaaaaaaaatccgtgatccaaatttaaaaaaaaaaaaaaaaagagagagagagagaatttgATACACAATCTTGATAATCAACCTTGACAATTTTGATAATCAACCTTGAGATGTACGTGCATAAATTTGAAGGAAATTCATATGGGGCCACCATAGGCTTAAGCCTAGTAATTTACGTGGATGATCATTGTGGGCCCTTGAAACAATTATATATGGATTATTATTAAACCAATAAACCCTAGTGGGAATTAATGAGCCATAGAGGTGACCATATACAAATTGAACCATCTTGGACGCACATCTAGCTTGAgggaaaaaaaaaaagagagagagagaatttgATACACAATCTTGGGCTGCGACCCAATTAAAAAACAGAGggaaaaaaagagagagagaattTGATACACAATCTTGGGCTGCGACCCAATTAAAAAACAGTAGCAGGAAATTAATTTTTACTGTGAAGGCATCAAGGGGGCGCAAAGATGTATCATAAAAGAACGGCCCTATTAATATTTTGAGAGGTAGACGGCAGAGATCTTGAGGGCGCAAGACAAAGACGGCAGAAAAGGGAGTAGGCTGCGATCACGAGAAggagaagaaaaaaaaaggatTATTGGTTCAAGCTTTAAAGCCGCGATTCAAGATTCGGGTTTGATTtgcaatttattatttttttgattttgttAGACTTTGTGTTTTACAAACTATTAAATATGATTTGTTTATCGTATGAAACTTGTTTCGTTTTAGTGGTTTTGTTtcttggctaaaaattttcaggctACCTAGGCCTAGATGAACTATGATTTAATGTTTTGACTATTCGGTTTTGACTAATGATTAAATTGTGATGATTTACATATTCCTGTTTTGTGATTGTTTATGAACGAGTTGACgttaacccgcgcgttgcggcgggatgttGATACCTTATTCCGTAAGGCGCAGGCAATTAAAAATAACGATTCGACTTACAAACATTGGACACAAACAGTAAAAAATGTTACATTGTAAGCAGAATGgttaccttttgtaaaaatttagACTACGATGAAATTGGTCAACTCATTTAAAATGTATGTAAATCATTTAAACTATTTAATCAATTGTTCATTTTATCACATTTGCATGCCCCTACAATGCATTAGAGTATATGAGagtgttaaaaataaaaattttctaTTTCGTTAATCAAACAATAAGCCTTTACGCACTTAAAAATTAGGCTAAAACTTAAAAGGAAGCATATCAAAAGATGGGACTATAGCAAGTGACTGGCTTAGGCAGGTTTTGTTGCTAAGAAAACCCGGATGCCCGAGTGACCGTACCGGTGATTACTTTTCTATTTTCATCCATTAAAAAAATCAATTGCACACAAATGGGTCACACACATTAATTATCACCATTGTTTTTGTTCATATCTCTCATTTCGACTATAGTAAATTGAAGTTTCTAAGTTTCTAATCATTTGACTCCAATTTTATAAAAAAGTTAGCAGTCTCAGGATTCTAAAAGAACAATCTCATTTTCAGATTCTAAAAGAACAATCACATTTTCTTCTTCTGTGTTGATTTGAATTCACTTTTTTCTTCATTTGAACAAAGCTATATAAGTACTCTTACTACTATCTTCAACAAATATATTTTGTATACATGGCCCATAGTCAGCCAACTTCTCGTCTTTCTATTGTCTACAACAACAATCAATTCAAAAATCATAATAAGAGATTAAAAAAAACTTACAAATGAAAAGATTGAGAGATCTGAGATATGAACACAACAAATGGGTCAAACAGGGGCGGACCTATTCTTAACCTGGGGGTAacctccgctacggcttggctcggaaaaaattgacgtttttagtgtaaattttggaaaaatttgatgttttttcgatttcgttacggcttatttataaaacgttacggcttgacgtgaatcctagatccgccactggggTCAAAAGCCCTGAAACAAACAATGGAAAAACATGTTACAAATGCGCAAACAAAGAATAATATAACCAATATAATCAAGGTGAAAGATTATAAAAGTGGTTACTTCGTTTTCAATCTCCTTGCATCCAACATCCCACCAATAATAATTACATATAGTTCATGCAATTGTAGGCCAATAACACCACATCATGTATGAGATGTACCACTAATGACTCACACTTTTAACGTTTAGTATCCAGTGAGCAACATTACTAAACAAAAAAAACTCAAATTTGCCAGTAACATGAGAAAAAAGACGCATATAATTTTCTTTATGAGAATTACAAACCACTAATTGGGAGTTATGATTAGGGGTTTGATGTCCTGAACTCGAATGCATCTTTGGACTTAGATTATGGGTTGAATTATTGGTCAATCTATATATCAGTAACAGTAACAGTACCAGTACCCTATGTATGAGAATAAAAAACTACTAAATCCATACTAATATGCATCAATTCATCAAATCAGTACTAATAGTAAACTAACATACATCAATTCATCAAACCGTTACTGACTATATCTAATACACGGAAAGCCGCTCTTTGCGGCGGCAACGTTAAAATGTGGAAAAATAACATCGAAAATAAGACAATATAAAGGATTTGACATATTTCATCAAAAGGAAGGATAAGAGAATCGAACCAAAGGACCTCCGTAATGAAAGTAACTAAAGTGGTGTGTAATGGTTAACGCTTCTTTGTGTGTGCTATCCAACATGGCAACCATTTCTGGGCATCAAGGACGCTATACACTTCGTCAATGGGGTGTGAGAGGCGTGAAAGGCGCTCAAGCATGAGGCGAATGACAAGCGCGAAGACAAAAGTGAGCAAATCTTCCTATGTGGCATTTTTTAGATTGATCACTTTCATGGGCGTAAAACTTTACACACAGAGCCACAACCTAAGTAATCGAAAACAACAAAGAAGTAAAATATTgtttatgtatatgtatataaaaaataaaactacgtaaagtaaaacaaattaaaaaagaaaagaaagaatgaaagaacCATCACATGAAAGAAACCATGTACAGGTTTGGAAATGGTAAAAACTTAAAacacatttatttattcatttttatGTAATAAATGAATACATCATCAGATTCACATCCCAAAGTTTTCACACTCTCTCCGCCATTACCCTAAAACAAACTGCAAAAGATCTACGGGTTTCATCTCCAGATCTGTAAAGATCGGTGCGTCAACACTCCCGTCCTCCGTGGTTTCACTGACAACTACTCGCCGGTGAGCATTTAACATACATGATCACCGGTAACCGAAATCTCCGTGGCAGACCGGTGGGACGACGGCTGTGTTTAGTAAGATTACGTTGTTGggggtagggctgtaaacgagccgagtcgagccgagctagacccagctcgagctcggctcgaactcgattcgagctggctcggctcgagctcgaatttcaaatcgagctgagatttgaggctcgagctcgactcgattagaattcAAGCTAGCTTGGCTCAGCTCGATCTAgctcagctcggctcggctcgatctagctcgaactcacaaagaaccgcaaaatttactacttaaaaaacccttaaaaatgaatttcttaaTAGACTAAGGGtcataattgccatttaatttaaccatatggctaaatatgcaagtgtAAATAGTTAATTCATATTGTatattgtctttaccttcttttataggggggagatactcccttagtttttgttttctaagcgatgtgagACAAAAAAATGAaagatgtaaaccttatcgagctagctcacgagccgagctaggacaagctcgagctcggctcgtttacaaaccgagccgagccgagccgagctttcttcgagcttttttcgagcaaGTTTCGAGCGAgttgcgagccacgagttttttgaacacccctagtagGGGGAGGGTTCACACTCATCGTTGCTTGTTCTTCCTTGGTACCATTTTTAATAAGAAGTTGAGAAATTATGTGGTAAACGATTGTGTTACCGTGTATGTGGTGGTGGCTTTGAGGATTATAAAAGGTGTGAAACGGTGGCGGGCCGGGAAATGGTGGTGACGACGCGACAGATTACAACGTAATTGAATAACTGCAACGGAATTGATCCAATAATATTTTGGAAAACTTTCAATAACAATCGTGTCAGTTACCATTCAATTAATAATTAATGCACATGTCCAATAATTATACTTTATAAATAGCATTGAATCAAGTTGAAGATGATAACATCAATGAGTCGGTGGGATTAGTGAAATCAATTGAAACGGTGGGATGATACGTGGACCTATGATACGGTGTGATAATTGCATTAGTTGAAACGGTGGCCTTGTCGCTGTAATTTGGCGATTTTTTTCTGGACGCAACGGTTGGGTAGCAAGTAGGTTTTTAGTTGGtaattgtataagggtataattTGTATGCTTGTGTTGGTTGTGATTGGTTGTTTGGTTAGGTGATTTTGTTAGGCTAGTCTTGAACTATTTAGATCATTCTAGGTTCGTTAATCTATTAAGTTTTTGGTCTAGAGCTTAAGATTACAGATAATTCAAGTTtaactaaattaattaaaatcaactAAGTATAGTGTGCATCCTTTTCTGGCAACTCTAGCGACGAGTCAGGattgctaggttattagctaggCGTTGTTTGAGTGACCGATAGCTCGGATCCGGCTACTTATTCGCgtttagggtttcctaggttttcaATTATTTAGCAGGTTTAGCTTCATGACCGGAGGATTTTAGCACCATAGTTGTTTTTAATCTGACAGTCGTGGGGTTCGGTGTCGATAGGTCGAGTTGTTTCCACGTTagcacttcatcactttgttccaTCTTCTATTTTGGTTGATCATCCTTAGCGAGATGTTTTCTGGGTATATTCGGAACTTTAGCCATTGGTCAGGACTAGAGGTCATGGGTTGGTCATAGGGATTCGAAGACTTGGGTAATTCTTTCTCATCATTGTCTGCTTCCCGTCACTTCACCATCTTGCTTGCTTGCTTTGTTTTCTTGTTTACTCGCTTTTGTAAAattagaaaaatcctaaaaacacaaattaaaactagttaagtaattagttgagtcagagtctagtttcgcgtcgctagtgtctcgtgggttcgatactcggacttcattaggttttactacgtacgataggtacacttgtttgtcagtggtctagcatttagagagtcttagtttataaatttaaaactagggtgtcaAGATTAGGTTAGTTTTTACAGACCGCATTTAGCACATCAGGGATCAACGCGTAAATTCTTAATCTTTAATAACCCAACTTAGTCTATATACGTTGATAATGTTACAAGATTTTTTAGTCACTTTGACAATGCACATGAAAAACAACATTTGATGATGAACGTCCTATCTAGATTCCATATATGATATAGAAACTGTTTGGGCTTCACTTTGTTTAACTTACAAAATGAATACTAAGATTTCTAAATCAGATTATTTCTTCGTAAGTCTAAATCAAAAATCTGAAAGTATAAGCCCTCAATGTATGATATATAAATATAGTATCATCTTGATTTTATCAAACTAGAACATCGTCTTCGAGTTCGAGATGCACATTGTATAATTGACCCATTTTCATTACAAACTGTTTGGGCTTGATTTTGCTTAACTTACAAATGAATACAGAGACTTATAGATTAGATCCTTTCTTTGCAAGTCCAAATCGAAAATCTGAAAGTATAAGCCCACAATGTATgatattatttttagtttttagatTTAAATGGGTACATTTTACAACATAACTATATTACGGGGTACCCCAACAAGATTTTATGTCCAAATAACCGATTGCAAACACTTTTATTTGTACATACAATTCAGCTAAGCCATTTGAACGTTATTATAGACTTagcaacatatatatatatatcatgttTCCAGTACTTATTGCAACAACCCAAAGAAGTCAAAGTTTGACTGGGATGGCCATCAAAGGCAGATTTTTCTTTAATGTAAACCCAAACTTATCAGTCATATCCATATCTTGTGTTCTCATGCCTCCTTCAATCTTCCAATCAAACTTATGAATCAAAGTTCCCAACATCAGATGCAACATAATATCCGCAAGAGGCAATCCTGGACACATCCTTCTTCCTGCACCAAACGGGATGAACTCAAAATCACGACCTTTGAAGTCTATCTCGACATCTAGAAACCTCTCAGGCTCGAACCTTTGTGGGTCTGACCAAACGTTTGGGTCTTGACCCATGGCCCACATGTTACACATGATCTGCGCGTCTTTTGGGACCATGTAACCTTTGATCTCGACATCAGTTATAGCTTTATGAGGGACTAAAAAAGTAACCGGAGGATGCAAGCGAAGCGTTTCTTTTATAATGGCCCGTAGGTAAGGAACCCTTGAGATGTCTGATTCTTCAAAAGTTCTCTCATCGTTTCCTATTACTTTCTTGATCTCTGCTCGGGCTTTCAACATTTTCTCGGGGTTATGGATTAGTTCTGCCATTGCCCATTCCAACGTGTTTGACGTCGTGTCGGTTCCTGCAAGAAATAAGTCCTGCACTAAAGAAAATGGCCACCATGAATATTTTTTACACAACTAATTACGATTTTTTTAATAGCAAAGAAGATTACTTACAAAGAGCAACTGTCTTATGTCATTGAGGCTAATTGAGGAGTTTTGATCTTTACTGATGTTTAATAGCAAATCGGTAAGATCCTCGCTTGAAGCATAAGATGAACTTGTACTTCTTACATGCAACCGTTCACTGATATGTTGCTCAAATATTGCCAAAAGCTTCTTGTTGTAAAATTTTGATCGTCGTAGCAAGCCATGTGGATCCAAGGGCCGAAGCACAGGAAAATAATCGGCTAAATTTGGTGCACCAGAAATTTCCATGACAGCCCataccatgttcttaaattcttgAGAAGATGGAGAATCATACTGAGCTAAATCAGTAGAAAATATGTAGTTGGAGAGAACGTTTAGAGCTGTTATAGCCGCAGTTTCACCAATGTTGATCGGTTTGCCACTCATGCGACAACCATGAACAAAGTCCAGGAGTTCCTGAACCTTTTGCTTGCGTAGAAACCGGCTTGCATCAAGTTGACGAACCGAAAACAAGTGTTCTTTGCATATCCGTCTTAACTGTCGCCACTGGTCCCCAACGGGCAGCCAAACCATGGACGTGTTATGGCTGTCGGTTACCCTAACAGCGCACGGGACAGATCTGCTGGAGAAAGAAATATCATGTTTTGAAAAGAACTCTTGAGCGATTTCACATGACGAAACAACGATCATGGTGATGCTACCGAGCTTTAGGGACATCAAAGGTCCATAAGTTTTGGCCAGTGCAGCAAGCGAGTGGTGTGGTTTGTCACCAAGTTCCAAGATGTTTCCAATGATTGGAAGCGGGTACGGGCCAGGTGGCAGTCGGGTGGCCACACCCGACTTTTGACGGCCCGATTTGGTAAAGAAATAAAGCCATGTAAAAACGGAAAGTAATAAGAAGAAGATGATTATGTAGTCCATCTTTCTCTTATAGTCAGCTACTCATTATTATGATCGTCATGATGTTATATTTATACTCAATTGTGACAGTCACTGATGGAGGTTAGAACAGTTAATGACTAATGCATATAGAGTCAAAACAGTACACCAATGGGGTAAATTAGGCCCCTATTTGAGGACTATCCATATGCTTAGTTATTAAATGTTATGAGTTTCATAGACTAGTAGATCACTACACCTGATCACCATTTTCTTATGTGTAACGTTTTTTAATGACATCTAATGTAACACGGTTATGATTTCTTACTAAGCTTATCTGTAACAAATTGTATTTTTTGATAACAAATGATAATTTCGTGCTAGATGTAACAAAGGTAGATTACTTAATTGTATCAGTAAAACAAATAAAGATATAacattacattttttttttttttttgtaaaatacttAAACAAAAAGGCTTATACGATTATATTTCAATAACTATTTCCTCTTAATCAACCTATCAATTatttaaatctattttttttaattgtaacTGGGTGGTTAGTAACACGTACCGGATTCAATGATGTGTACCCTATGTGGCTTATATCGACGTCTTGCCATATGATACAAAAAGGTATATAACCAAGATTCTATATCTTATTAACAAATTAGCTTGAAACAATTTTGGTAATTCGAGAACATGGTTTAGTTCCTGACCAATCATGCATATCCATCCCGTATGCCTAAACAATTAACTAGAAGTGTGAGCAAGAAGCGTTTGTACTTCTTGTACCTCACTTGTTGGGAGTTGGCCATTCCCCAGAAAGTCCATGTTAGGACAAAACTAGTGAAAGGCGATCACAATTGGGGCAGAAATGCTTCTCCTTAGTGATCCTAGGATGTCACATGGTGCCTGCAGGACGGGTTTGGACAACTGGTATCATAGTGGGGTCGAGCCTTTGGACAGTTTAGCAAGTCAAAGTTACTACACCAAGGGTTCTTTAAAAATGTGTAACAATGATGGTAGGAGAAGATCAACTAAGGAGCCTCATGACAATGAGTCAAGCAGGTGCACAAAAGATCTTTCTTTCTAGAAATGTCATGGTGAAATGAAGTTGCGAGGAGTTGCGTGCCCCGCT
This is a stretch of genomic DNA from Helianthus annuus cultivar XRQ/B chromosome 16, HanXRQr2.0-SUNRISE, whole genome shotgun sequence. It encodes these proteins:
- the LOC110917665 gene encoding cytochrome P450 76T24 produces the protein MDYIIIFFLLLSVFTWLYFFTKSGRQKSGVATRLPPGPYPLPIIGNILELGDKPHHSLAALAKTYGPLMSLKLGSITMIVVSSCEIAQEFFSKHDISFSSRSVPCAVRVTDSHNTSMVWLPVGDQWRQLRRICKEHLFSVRQLDASRFLRKQKVQELLDFVHGCRMSGKPINIGETAAITALNVLSNYIFSTDLAQYDSPSSQEFKNMVWAVMEISGAPNLADYFPVLRPLDPHGLLRRSKFYNKKLLAIFEQHISERLHVRSTSSSYASSEDLTDLLLNISKDQNSSISLNDIRQLLFDLFLAGTDTTSNTLEWAMAELIHNPEKMLKARAEIKKVIGNDERTFEESDISRVPYLRAIIKETLRLHPPVTFLVPHKAITDVEIKGYMVPKDAQIMCNMWAMGQDPNVWSDPQRFEPERFLDVEIDFKGRDFEFIPFGAGRRMCPGLPLADIMLHLMLGTLIHKFDWKIEGGMRTQDMDMTDKFGFTLKKNLPLMAIPVKL